From the Lathyrus oleraceus cultivar Zhongwan6 chromosome 4, CAAS_Psat_ZW6_1.0, whole genome shotgun sequence genome, one window contains:
- the LOC127138591 gene encoding protein SMAX1-LIKE 4 translates to MRSGGCALQQTLTSEAASVLKHSLVLARRRGHPQVTPLHVAITLLTLRLSSFKRACLKSHQPHHHQTSHHHPLQSRALELCFNVALNRLPTTPSPLIHSQPSLSNALIAALKRAQAHQRRGSIEQQQQQTVLTVKVELEQLIISILDDPSVSRVMREAGFSSTLVKNNLEDSFSPSNSVFKCYNSSGGGVFSSPCSPSTSENHRENINLGSFRQNNFMASTNAKYSSSEFNSVLFSPPKRTELMTTSSGLGLTLHSSSVLDSRISISQNPSHMMETKPFSSNKEHEDKLNCCEECVSNYEKEARFLKPEQKKALPLWLQSHGTEEQKEDGLTELKRKWNRLCHCLHQNKLHQNHWNWSNNNHCSNLNNSSSSISNNSNHTPRFRRQQSCIIEFNFNDKRQVPEPAFDSFESMEAKEVKITLALGNGGDSSEKVGNVTDTELQQAHVCKLLEENVPWQSETVPSIAKALIDNTKLSKQSETTFTWLFLQGNDFIGKRRLALAISESVYGSADLVLHLDMLKKETLTTPFSEMLLGALRTHQQLVVLIENVDSADTHFMKFLSDGYEKGKFETLSGKEWNLGQVIFILTNGGTTSIEEKNNNKTVVNLLWQITETKPNFSSPKRKPELDLFSKTKNPRIEENQKGSLISEQGSKKTEFLRQSSFNSNTLDLNMKADEEEQEELEDSPNSSDLTRETENDPLKSKGFLDSIENRFEFNTDSDKDREKTEFFLSKIKGSFEEVCGKQKMVNFSVDEKVIENMFVGCCFFTNKMFEKWLKDIFQRSLETVNFGGKEGILFRLCLGGGDRNWDNGFNGSSLPKSIQVDCFME, encoded by the exons ATGCGCTCAGGAGGTTGTGCATTGCAGCAGACCCTCACATCAGAGGCTGCTTCGGTTTTGAAGCATTCTCTTGTGTTGGCTAGAAGGAGAGGCCATCCACAGGTCACTCCTCTACATGTAGCAATCACTTTACTAACCTTAAGACTAAGTTCTTTCAAAAGGGCTTGTCTTAAATCTCATCAACCTCATCATCACCAAACTTCGCATCATCATCCACTTCAATCGAGAGCGCTCGAGCTTTGTTTCAATGTAGCTCTTAATCGGCTCCCGACAACACCGTCTCCATTGATTCACTCTCAACCTTCACTTTCCAATGCTCTCATTGCGGCGTTGAAAAGAGCACAGGCTCATCAAAGACGAGGCTCCATAGAGCAGCAGCAGCAGCAAACCGTTCTTACCGTGAAAGTTGAGCTTGAACAGCTTATTATATCGATTCTCGATGATCCTAGTGTTAGTAGGGTTATGAGAGAAGCTGGATTCTCTAGTACTCTTGTTAAGAACAATTTAGAGGATTCTTTTTCGCCTTCGAATTCTGTTTTTAAGTGTTACAATAGTTCTGGTGGTGGTGTGTTTTCGTCTCCTTGTTCACCTTCTACTAGTGAGAATCATAGAGAAAACATAAACCTCGGAAGTTTCAGACAGAACAATTTCATGGCTTCGACGAATGCTAAGTACAGTTCGTCTGAGTTTAACTCGGTTCTGTTTTCTCCACCGAAGAGAACTGAGTTGATGACTACTTCAAGTGGACTCGGCTTGACCCTTCATTCTTCCAG TGTTCTTGATTCAAGGATAAGCATCTCTCAGAATCCATCTCATATGATGGAAACAAAGCCATTTAGCAGTAATAAGGAGCACGAGGATAAGCTTAATTGCTGTGAAGAATGTGTTTCCAACTATGAAAAAGAAGCTCGGTTTCTCAAACCTGAACAGAAGAAAGCATTGCCTCTCTGGCTTCAGTCTCATGGCACAGAAGAACAAAAAGAG GATGGATTAACCGAGTTGAAACGAAAATGGAATAGACTATGCCATTGTCTCCACCAAAACAAACTGCATCAAAACCACTGGAATTGGAGCAACAACAATCACTGTTCAAATCTCAATAATTCATCAAGTTCCATATCGAATAACTCCAATCACACACCTCGATTCCGTCGCCAGCAATCGTGCATCATTGAGTTCAACTTCAACGATAAAAGGCAAGTACCAGAGCCAGCTTTTGATTCTTTCGAAAGCATGGAAGCTAAAGAAGTAAAGATCACTCTTGCACTTGGAAATGGTGGTGATTCAAGTGAAAAGGTAGGAAATGTAACTGATACAGAACTGCAACAAGCTCATGTTTGTAAACTATTGGAAGAGAATGTGCCATGGCAATCCGAAACGGTTCCTTCAATAGCAAAGGCCTTGATTGATAATACCAAATTATCAAAACAAAGTGAAACTACATTTACATGGTTATTTCTACAAGGCAATGATTTCATAGGCAAAAGAAGATTAGCACTTGCCATATCAGAATCAGTTTATGGCTCAGCTGATTTGGTTCTTCACTTGGACATGCTAAAAAAGGAAACTTTAACAACCCCATTTTCTGAAATGCTATTAGGAGCATTGAGAACACATCAACAGCTTGTGGTTTTAATAGAAAACGTTGATTCTGCTGATACCCATTTCATGAAATTTCTCTCAGATGGATATGAAAAAGGAAAGTTTGAAACTTTAAGTGGAAAAGAGTGGAATTTAGGTCAAGTTATATTCATACTAACAAATGGTGGAACCACAAGCATTGAAGAGAAGAACAACAACAAAACTGTTGTGAATTTGCTGTGGCAAATAACCGAAACTAAACCTAATTTTTCTAGCCCAAAGAGAAAACCTGAATTGGATTTGTTTTCCAAAACCAAGAACCCTAGAATTGAAGAAAATCAAAAGGGGTCGTTGATTTCTGAACAAGGAAGCAAAAAGACAGAATTTTTAAGACAATCAAGCTTTAACAGTAACACCCTTGATCTGAACATGAAAGCTGATGAAGAAGAACAAGAAGAACTTGAAGATAGCCCTAATTCAAGTGATTTAACAAGAGAAACTGAAAATGATCCATTGAAATCAAAAGGGTTTCTTGATTCAATTGAGAACAGGTTTGAGTTCAACACAGATTCAGACAAAGACAGAGAAAAGACAGAGTTTTTTCTGTCTAAGATCAAAGGGTCATTTGAAGAGGTTTGTGGTAAACAAAAGATGGTGAATTTTAGTGTAGATGAGAAAGTGATTGAAAACATGTTTGTTGGGTGTTGTTTTTTTACTAACAAAATGTTTGAGAAATGGCTGAAAGACATTTTTCAAAGGAGTTTAGAAACGGTTAACTTTGGAGGGAAGGAGGGTATACTTTTTAGACTTTGTTTGGGGGGTGGTGATAGAAATTGGGATAATGGGTTTAATGGTTCTTCTTTGCCTAAGAGTATCCAAGTTGATTGCTTTATGGAGTAA
- the LOC127135837 gene encoding zinc finger BED domain-containing protein RICESLEEPER 2-like: MTCLKQKTMMGQPNQTIPTEYVMNEVGSTATTEVVGAELVNTQPTKKRKASASGSRQSSACWEHFIRLPDDLVDTPTAACKHCHKKYLCDPRTHGTTNMNHHILKCAKKPRTIDPTQTILTYPSAEGSSLGHVSSKFDKQACRKALSIFVVLDEQPFSAVEGGGFKYYSKVMQPQLTLPSRRTVARDCFQLHLDEKQKLKAFFKSDCNRVTLTTDCWTSIQNQNYLTLTAHFVDNEWNYQKRIISFTVIPNHKGDTVGRKIEEVLRDWGIRNVSTITVDNATSNDVAVAYLHRKISTMNGMMGDGKCFHMRCAAHILNLVVNEGLKDKHLSITSVRDAVRFVKSSPHRAAKFKECIEFAGITCKKLVCLDVSTRWNATYLMLEAVEKFQAAFDKLEYEESSYREFFGKGSPPSSDDWEIVRAFISFLKLFYEATNVFSTSQSVSLHSAFHQVSAIYCELKQATMNLNGVFASVGGDMMEKYNRY; this comes from the exons ATGACTTGTCTAAAGCAGAAAACAA TGATGGGTCAGCCTAATCAAACTATACCTACTGAATATGTCATGAATGAAGTTGGTTCAACAGCAACAACTGAAGTTGTTGGAGCAGAATTAGTTAATACCCAACCTACAAAGAAGAGGAAAGCTAGTGCAAGTGGTTCTAGGCAATCATCTGCTTGTTGGGAGCACTTTATTAGATTACCAGATGACTTAGTTGATACACCAACTGCAGCTTGTAAACACTGCCACAAAAAATACCTATGTGACCCTAGGACTCATGGCACCACCAACATGAACCATCACATTCTAAAATGTGCAAAGAAGCCTAGAACCATTGATCCCACCCAAACTATTCTGACATACCCCTCTGCAGAAGGATCTAGTTTGGGTCATGTTAGCTCCAAATTTGACAAGCAAGCTTGTAGAAAAGCTTTGTCAATTTTTGTGGTTCTAGATGAACAACCATTTAGTGCAGTTGAGGGGGGAGGTTTTAAGTACTATTCTAAAGTAATGCAGCCCCAGCTTACTCTCCCATCTAGGCGTACAGTAGCTAGAGACTGTTTTCAGCTACACTTGGATGAGAAACAAAAACTAAAAGCCTTCTTTAAGTCTGACTGCAATAGAGTAACACTTACTACTGATTGTTGGACTTCTATCCAAAATCAAAACTACTTAACCCTTACGGCACACTTTGTGGATAACGAATGGAACTATCAAAAGAGAATTATAAGCTTCACAGTTATTCCAAACCACAAGGGTGATACGGTAGGTAGGAAGATTGAAGAGGTGTTAAGGGATTGGGGAATTAGGAATGTGTCTACCATAACTGTTGATAATGCAACTTCAAATGATGTAGCTGTAGCATATTTGCATAGAAAAATATCAACTATGAATGGGATGATGGGGGATGGAAAATGTTTTCATATGAGGTGCGCTGCTCACATATTGAATTTGGTGGTAAATGAGGGTTTGAAAGATAAGCATTTGTCTATTACTAGTGTTAGGGATGCTGTTAGATTTGTCAAGTCCTCACCTCATAGGGCAGCCAAGTTTAAAGAGTGCATTGAATTTGCTGGAATAACTTGTAAAAAACTAGTATGTCTCGATGTTTCAACTCGTTGGAACGCGACATATTTGATGCTTGAGGCTGTAGAGAAATTTCAAGCTGCTTTTGATAAGCTTGAGTATGAAGAGTCGAGCTATAGGGAGTTCTTTGGAAAAGGTAGTCCTCCTAGTAGTGATGATTGGGAAATTGTTAGAGCTTTCATATCTTTTTTAAAGTTATTCTATGAAGCAACTAATGTTTTTTCCACCTCTCAAAGTGTGAGTTTGCATAGTGCTTTTCACCAAGTGTCTGCGATCTATTGTGAGCTGAAGCAAGCTACTATGAACTTGAATGGTGTTTTTGCAAGTGTGGGTGGGGACATGATGGAAAAGTATAATAGATATTGA